tattcatatataattcaatattccGACTGATTCATCtacgcccagcccaaacctTTAAacctagaaacatgaaattcgaGGAGTATATTAAAACCTTAAGGTATACTTAAAacctataaggaagcaattgtgcaggtttctacttgcacacttaaaaactatgagaaaggagtgtgcaaatttttacttgcacactaaaaactatgaggaagcaatgtgcaagtttctacttgcacacttttttattgtgataagCTTTATTGCGACTAATATCTGTTATACtattacaaaaatcaattgaataattaatgtttttactaaaataatccCTACTAATTGCAGATATTTCTTACTTCCATTTTGTTCAATCGGTTAGATAATTCTTCCACGGAAATAATGTGcaattttctaatttgcacacttttaaattattttttctaattctgtaTCGCGTTGTATTTTGGCACTTAAGTAAGGTAGTACgatccttttattttttcctctcattttgataaaaatttatacattttttttattttaaggaagttttaatttttccacagTATAAATGCCTATGGGTTttctaatttccgcaaattttgagatattgggccatttttttgttttttattagagatgaactttttttaaacatttaaatatgtaaaagttctaactttcgcaaattttaaaatactgtttttttgtttttcgttGGAGGAGCAAAATGCTTACGCATGCCCCAGGGCCGTATAAAACTTGATAACTTATCAAAatgacatataatatgtgaaattGATAGCAGGACAGCTTAGTAATTCTACAAACAGTTTTTTGAGAAAATCAATACATCAGACTTTGTACTAATTGTATtgattttctcaaaaattcaaaattttgtataaaaaaaaaatctttttgtcgattattgccaaattcaataccaaccttcttttaatgatactctatataaaattacatgtataacttatacatgtaactttttaagcaaaaatcggtaactcaTTCACCAATaagaatatacaataataaaactataaatagcccgatatttcgaaatttgcaacacatatttctaaaaatattatggacttttgatcgcgtataaaaatggatctaattaaccaaatcttaaagaattatatatgaaataggggtagaaaaactaaagaatataataaaattaaaaatagatcaatatctcaaatattgagaaaaatacaGCGTAAAACacacttttctaaaaaatgaaaatcccCTTAAAATCCATACCGGTCgacagattttaataaaattagaggagaacatactttctatgatTCTCTATttgtgtgtaaaatttcaacccggtatctaaaaaattgtagaagtagatgcgtgtacaaaaaatccgtacacacacacacacacacacacacaaattttttattaaggtaAATGTCCCTATGGCCGACACCTATAAGGCCGACCCAACAAAAGAATGGCGTTGTCAAgcgtaacaaaaataaattcgataaaGGGTTTCATACTGGTGGATAGCTTCATCCATGCACTTTCGAAAAATCGTAGGCTCAATCCATTCCGTCAAGTATTTTTCTAGATAGAGAAGAATAAAGGCGCACTAGTGCGTATCCCCTCTACCGACCAGCTGTGTCCAATTACGACCGGGCATGTCCCCATTACCGATCACCTTTTTTCAGAGCATGCGAGGCGGAGGTTTCAAACGAAaagtaaacataaaaatgaacATAAATCAatgataaacataaaaaatacacataaatcatgaaaataggtattctattttaatttgatgataTCAAACAATCAATATCAAAGAGGTTATCGCTGACTTGAACGATAAAGAGAATTCATAGATGAGTAGATATGTAAAGAATAAGGAATATATATTGAACGGTTATATAATCGTAACATAATATCTCGAAATGCTTTTCGTTCGTATACTAtgcatattacatttatttataacacacGATCTCCACAAtacaatagatataattaatgtatgctatttaatagatatatagatatatacttaaaatatacagatatagatagatatagatataaatatatagatatagatatagatatatacttaAAAGTAGATGCATTGCAACCGGATGAATGTTACATAGTTATATTAACTAACTTTCTTTactttgacttttttttttctttaactgcTCTTGTCTTTTCCTCGCCTTTTCTTCTCGTTCCAAgcgtttcctttctttttcagcTTCGATgatacgttttttttcttcagcaGCTTcgagtcttttttttttcttctcttcggcttctctttttttgttaatactAGCTAATTCgcgatttctctttctttcttcaataTCATTgttcttcttaattttttctaatgcTTTCGCTGCATGATATGCCTGCCACTCTTGAGAAGTCACAACGGTcggaattttttcttttttgcgtCGTTTCTTGTCATCTTTCTCGGTTGGCAATGGCCAGAAAAGGGCTTTTTGAAATGGGACGGGAACATTCTGAGGCATACAGTGACCGCTCGTCGTAGGCGGTATCATTTCGCATGCCTGTGAACTGCTTTGTCTGGCATATTCTGATGCTCCCACGAGAACGTCAGAATTAGGAGTCTGTCGCGATACTCTTCTTTCCCCTGAAATATGCATGGTTTATATGCATTCTAAAGAAAAGTTGCATAATTGTTTTGAATTATGCATTCAGTATGTGCATATGTAGTACCTATTGAAAGATCATTTTCGAGATCCACAGCTTGTGGCCCTGACGCCGTTGACTGTTGTGCGATGAACTCCAAGTCGCTATTCGCCGTCCCAGCGCAGAGGTTGTGATCGCTGTCAATAAGATGCTGGCACGAAATATCCATCGGTTCATCGAGTGTGGATTGGAGTGTGGAATGTCTCTGCAATGTCCTTTCTTCTTCACctatacaaaaaaagatttcacgtttgaataaaaatcaaCGGGCGCTATAGAAAATCATTCCATGAACATGGATGTACTTTTTGAAGCAGTTTCACGATCAACGAGAGTTGTCTTCTGATGCAGTGAATTGTTCGTCGCGCTTTCCAGTAGAGATGAATCGATATTGAAGATTTGATTATCGCCGGGGTTCTCAATGACTTTTGACAGTGAACCATCATCCTCGACTTTCATTATTGTTGCCTCGTCTATAAGTGTCTCGATCAAGTCACAATGGATAACTTTTTCTGTAATAGTCGAATCGATAAGCAAGTCGTTCTTATTGAAGTCAagattttgcaaattttcgaACTTCAACGTAAAACaggaaatttctttttcgctcTTGACGTCGACAGTTGCATGTTGAACAGGGATTACAGCGACTTCGTGATCCGAGTATTGCTGTTCTTCTCTCTCCAGACTCGCTGTTTCCTGCTTCGGCATACTATTCGTATTATCGTGAGAAGTTGTCGCATCGTCGCGTTGTCTTTTCGAGTCTAGAGAAAGCGAGATCGAAAAGGAAAAGTAGATAGAGAAACCAAGCAAaagtaagattaaaaaaagaaccgGTAAACgctatataaagaaaatgatcaacaaaataaagaaacgaagaaaagAGTAAAGAAGACGAGGAAAAgcaagattgaaaaaaaaatgatagaataatcattattaaagCAAATTATTAGCAAAATAAAGTTCTATTACGTTGACGAATAGCACTCCAAACTCGAAAAAGACTCTGATCCTCTAAATCGCCCGTCCACGATTCCaggttttcagaaaatttaaaattctgcAGCGTAGTCTTAGGGATGTATTTTTCGATGAATGTTAGGAAATTGTCAGGATCAGCCTCAGGAATTTCTCTTGCGCTCTGTTTGTTTGTTTCAACCGTTGATTTCAAACGGGAAATCAGTTTCTGATAATTCACAGCATCTGGATTTAATGGATGCAAACCACAAGCCTCGAATCCTCTACGCAGAATATCGGAGCTGCGGATCGTATCGAGAGCTTGTTGGAGTAGAGGTGCGAAGTGCTCCTTTCTCATTCGTATGCCGTTATGGTTCATTCTCCATTCAGTCGTCGCTTTACGCCAGGCACCTTTTGCTGGCCGAAAAAAGGCAACATCAAGTGGCTGTATTACATGCGTTGCATTAGGGTACAACGCAACGAGTATAATCTTGTGAATTCTACAGAATTCACTAAGCGCCATAGTTAGATGTGACGAATGCCCGTCCATGTACAGCACGACAGGAAATGAGATACTATTTGCAACCAGCCAGGGATAAAATACGTTCGTGACATACTCGAAAAAACTTTCGCCGGTCATCCACCCGCTCTCCGTTTTTCCTATTCCCCACGATTCGGGAATACTTGCAGATATGCTGGCAGGTATCCTTTCGTATGTAAAAAGAATCATCGGCGGTGCCATTGCGCCAGCAGCACTGGCCGTGAACAAAACTGTCAAACATTCTTTATCATCGTTATTGATAAAGTTGTACACAGCtttatctcctttttttactaatactTTTTCGCTCTTTGGGCTGAGATAAAACGCTGACTCGTcgcaattaaaaatccttGTCGCATCAAGATCGGCAGCATTTTCCTTCTCTAAATGAGTCTTAACTTCGGCAAACCATTTTCGTAAAGCAATTTCGGTTACTGATGATCGCGAGTATGATAGATTTTGGGCAATTCTTTGTGCCAACTCCGGGTGACGCTTGAGAAATCCATCATACCAGCTGCGGCCTGggcaattatttgtaaatggaTTCTCTCGATTCAGTTCTTTCATAAGACTTGCCACACTAGAAATGAGGACACTTTTCGTGACTGGAAATCCGCATACACTCATGTGCATCATCCACTGAACGATTTGTTGCTCTTCTTCGTCGGAAAGTACGGTCGGAGGTCCACCTTTCTTCAGAACTATTTCAGGCTGAGACATTTTGTCGCGGATAGTGGTTTTTGGTACATTATATTGGAGACTGACTGCCCGAAGTCCTCGCCCAGCCTTTGCAGCAGCTACAGCTGCTTTTAAAGTTTCTTCTGTGTATTTCTgtctcttcttctccttcttagTCTTCGCCATTTCTAtcaaagaaatcaatttttttttaaagtaatcattaatactattattataatactattattattgttgtaaTTATTGCTcccatttatattattataaaattttttctcatttctttaCCGCCAGTCACAAAAATCTATAGATATCTCTGCGTTATGTAATCTGCGTAGCAgggaataaattattgtcatGTACGCAAACTTCGATCATAAATTCTACAGCATTTATGATCGaacaacaaaatttataaaattttttatagatattttagtGTTCGACAATATACTGACGTTTACGTGTATGGTACTGGGAACATGCAGGCGTTTTGCTGTGTCTAACCTCGAccatcgaataaataaaaaaaataacagtttttgactaattttttttttcgaatatgGCAATCAAATTGTAACAAACCATTTAGCGCTCGAATTATTCCTTACAAAAGGATTTTGAACGAAATACGGACTATTTAGGCGACCGACAATTCCTAACCTCACTCTTAAGAATACGCGTGGAACGTGACGTGCGGcaagaaatgcgaaaaaaaatatatttaactattgTACTTACTCTGCACgttataattcttttgtacTGCAcgaattcctgaatttttccACTGCACTAATGAACGTGTTGTTGAATCAGCAGCCTCGTAAACAACGTTTCACGTCGAAAAGGTTGGTAGAGGGAACATGGTCGGCCATGGGGACATTTACCTTAATATGATTTCTCAACATTTTGGAACATTCTAAAcctatttccatcaaaatgtggaaaaaaatttttttcactatCACAAAGcttctatgaggaagcaaaaaaacATATGTACATTCCAAGTGGGTCTGCTGCTAAAACTTCAACTTTGAAAGAAAGTTCCTTTAGGTTCTACGAACAGATAAAGTTTTTGGAAAATGTCTTAGGAAAATCTTtgtaagtttaataatttaatatatacattatttaaaaagtcaatatatttaaaatacagagACACTCCAGACTTGACTTGGTTATTTAATTTAGTCCTCTTTGGCACTTAAAATTAGTATCCACGCAATAGGAATTTTTCTCCAAGGTTCTtgactattttttgttaagatCCGATCCGATATTAAAAGTGCTGTTTTTCTCTCTAGAACATGTACTAGTCTATCATCAAACGTTCAAAAcaatgaagaaaatgaaagtaTGTTAACTGAAGTTAGTGAAGACTCACAATCAGTGTTGGTACCCCAACCAACATGCAGCAATGCGAGCAGCAATGCGAGCAGCAATATATCAAACTTATCGCTGCCATCAAACTCCGGAGAAATTGATTTAAACTTAAGTAAAAGTACGGTTCTATATCACTTTAttagacatttcaataaatttattttatgttaaaaattaataatatttcagaaaaaaagtCAGAAAGATTTCACGAAACCGTTATCACAACATTACTCGAAACCAATAAAAAACTTAACGGAGTTGATGAATTTTTACTTCTACTCGGAGAAGGATACTCGGAAGGAAAACTGCCTACAGAAAGCGAattgaattagaaataaaattccttGTTATGCTCATGGAacagcaaaataaattaaataatcaataactataaataaattatatttactttatgtTTACTTAATCTGCTATCTgatataaaagaaactttttttactacgttacattattattatatatatctatttatttttcttttttattacattaatattaagtatgACTATTATTGTATACTACGTATATTTAGTTTCAAACAAATACAAgttattttcaaacaaaatgtatttttattatgacatACCACATACAAGCCTTACGAATAAGTTTATCTAGTGTTTATAAGTATATCTACGCTTTACTAACTTACATATACTTACAgtactatttataaaattttttatagagacAAATCGTCAATTATTgtcaatcattaattaaaaattgttttgtaacGCTTTTTCCCACTGGTAAGATAACGCACCAGTACTTTGAAAATATGTCGAATACGCTTCTTTGACTGCAATAGCATTTTTATTGCCGCGGCTTCGACAAAGTGGCATATTGCGAACTCCATGGCTTGTACGCATATCTTCAAGAGTTGTGTAAATATGATTTACTTCCCGTTAATTGCGCTtcgttttttataataaaattgtgcaGTGCTACAGTTGCTTGTACAATTTTGCGTACATTGCTGACATTTGCGATGATTGGCCTTCGGTATATTCTCAATTGAGCCACTAATATGCTGAAAGCGATCTCCACAACCCT
The nucleotide sequence above comes from Temnothorax longispinosus isolate EJ_2023e chromosome 4, Tlon_JGU_v1, whole genome shotgun sequence. Encoded proteins:
- the LOC139811278 gene encoding uncharacterized protein, with translation MPKQETASLEREEQQYSDHEVAVIPVQHATVDVKSEKEISCFTLKFENLQNLDFNKNDLLIDSTITEKVIHCDLIETLIDEATIMKVEDDGSLSKVIENPGDNQIFNIDSSLLESATNNSLHQKTTLVDRETASKSEEERTLQRHSTLQSTLDEPMDISCQHLIDSDHNLCAGTANSDLEFIAQQSTASGPQAVDLENDLSIGERRVSRQTPNSDVLVGASEYARQSSSQACEMIPPTTSGHCMPQNVPVPFQKALFWPLPTEKDDKKRRKKEKIPTVVTSQEWQAYHAAKALEKIKKNNDIEERKRNRELASINKKREAEEKKKKRLEAAEEKKRIIEAEKERKRLEREEKARKRQEQLKKKKSQSKES